Proteins encoded within one genomic window of Triticum aestivum cultivar Chinese Spring chromosome 2D, IWGSC CS RefSeq v2.1, whole genome shotgun sequence:
- the LOC123055964 gene encoding BTB/POZ and MATH domain-containing protein 1-like: MEVLAAVGSTMPRHVPSLPLPLQITKISSSRSRRIITEHVPTTYSFQVTNYLQLKDAGFHACVTSPGFSVGGYNWQVAFYPDDEDGYTSLYLRYLCQATDVRAKRTVSVLGNDGQPPLVCRDTPECVFTPGPGRGYRRFVGKSKLESLSRLGDGRFTIRCVLTVRDVSPSELPGHLERMLRDGRCSDVTFRVGGRKFRAHRALLAARSPVFAKLFGPMPEKGTRRVVKVVDVEPAIFQILLHYIYTGSLPACHDEGGYDAMVMEHLLVAAGKYGLEKLKLMCEEELCRRIDEEAVSDQCVMMLNGYSESWEHKVE; the protein is encoded by the coding sequence ATGGAAGTGCTCGCGGCGGTGGGATCTACAATGCCTAGGCACGTCCCCTCCCTGCCGCTGCCGCTGCAGATCACCAAGATCTCGTCGTCCAGATCGAGGCGCATCATCACGGAGCACGTCCCCACCACCTACAGTTTCCAGGTGACCAACTACCTGCAGCTCAAGGACGCGGGCTTCCACGCCTGCGTTACTTCGCCCGGCTTCAGCGTCGGCGGCTACAATTGGCAGGTCGCCTTCTACCCAGATGACGAGGACGGCTACACCTCCTTGTACCTACGTTATCTCTGCCAAGCCACGGATGTGAGAGCCAAGCGCACGGTGAGCGTGCTGGGGAATGACGGCCAGCCACCGCTGGTCTGCCGCGACACGCCGGAGTGCGTCTTTACTCCGGGGCCAGGCCGGGGCTACCGCAGGTTCGTCGGGAAGTCCAAGCTGGAATCGCTATCGCGGCTCGGAGACGGCCGCTTCACGATACGGTGCGTCCTCACCGTCAGGGACGTGTCTCCGTCCGAGCTGCCCGGCCACCTCGAGCGCATGCTCAGGGACGGGCGATGTAGCGACGTCACGTTCCGCGTGGGAGGCCGGAAGTTCCGCGCGCACCGGGCCCTCCTGGCTGCGCGGTCGCCGGTCTTTGCTAAGCTCTTTGGCCCCATGCCGGAGAAGGGCACGCGGCGCGTCGTCAAGGTCGTCGACGTGGAGCCAGCCATCTTCCAGATTCTCCTTCACTACATCTACACGGGCTCACTACCGGCGTGCCACGACGAAGGAGGGTATGATGCCATGGTGATGGAGCATTTGCTCGTAGCCGCAGGCAAGTACGGGCTGGAAAAGTTGAAACTCATGTGTGAAGAGGAGCTGTGCAGAAGGATCGACGAGGAagct